Genomic window (Streptomyces liliiviolaceus):
GCACGCTTCGAGGAGAGCCTCACCGTGGAGGAGCAGGTCGCCCGGATGAACGGCCACGTGTCGGCCTTCCTGGACCGCCTCCTCTCCTGACCGACCGGGCGGTAGGCGGTATCGGCGGAGCCGACCCCTCCGTTCGCGTTCGACGCGGCCGTCGAACGGGAAGTGGCCAGGGATGCGAGATGTACGTGAAGTGTGGGCCGCCGGCAGCGCCCAGGTGACCAAGTGGCGGCAGCAGCCCGTGATCGTCCAGACGGTCCGGGCGGCGGCGGCAGCGACCGTGGCCTACGTGGTCGCTCTGCGCTTCAGCCCCGAGGCCGCGCCGCTCACCGCTCCCCTGACCGCGCTCCTCGTCGTCCAGGTCACCCTCTACGCCACCCTCACCACCGGCATCCGCCGGGTGAACGCCGTAGTGGCCGGCGTCCTCGTCGCCATCGGTTTCAGCGCCCTGGTGGGACTGACCTGGTGGAGCCTGGGCCTGCTCATCCTGGCCGCCCTGGCCGTCGGACACCTGGTGCGGGTCAGCGAGTTCGTCCCCGAGGTGGCGATCAGCGCCATGCTGGTCCTGGGCGTCACCCGGATCGGCGACACGGCCTGGGCCAGGATCCTGGAGACGGTCATCGGCGCCGTGGTCGGACTCGGCTGCAATCTGCTGTTCGCTCCCCCGGTGTGGGTCGGCGCCGCCGGTGAGTCCATCGAGGATCTGGCGCGCCGGATGCGGCGGTTGATGCTGCGCGTCGGCGACGAGGCGGCCGGCCGCACCCAGGTGGCCGCCGCGACCGAGAGCCTCCACGAGGCACGGCAGCTCGACCACGACATCGTCGACGTGGACGCGGCCCTCAAACAGGCCGAGGACAGCCTGCGGCTCAACCCCCGCGTCCGGGAGGGCCTGTTGCACCGGGTCGTCCTGCGCACCGGCCTCGACACGCTGGAGATCTGCACGGTGGTCCTGCGGGTGCTCACCCGCACCCTCACCGACCTCGCCAAGGAACGCACCCCCGAGCCGCTCTTCGAGTCGCACATCGGGACGGTCTTCGAGCGGCTCCTGTCCGAGGTCGGGGACGCCGTGGTCAGCTTCGCCGTGCTGGTCACCACCGACGTCAGCCGCAGCGCCGAGTCGGCGGAGGCCCGCCTCGCCCACGAACTCAGCGCCGCGACCGCCACCCGCGACAAGCTCGCCCAGCTCCTCCTGGAGGAGGTGCAGCGGGACGCCCGCCAGTGGCAGCTGTACGGCGCCGTGGTCACCGAGGTGACCCGGATGCTCGACGAACTCGACATGGAGCACCGCTCCCGCCGCCTGCTGGAGGAGCTGGACCGCTGCACGCGCGAACAGCGCGAGCGCATGCCCCGGCTGGACCGCCTCCGCCGCCGCCTGCGCCGCGCGCGAAGGAACCGCGGGGCCCCCTCGACTCGTACTACGTGATGTACCGGCACCGCCCCGGCCGGGCGACCTGTCCGCGGGGCGGCACACGACGACAGAGGGAGTGCGGATGGCCGACGGCACCGTCCGGATCGACGGGAACTCACTGCTTCTGGCGGCCGGCGTGCGGGTCCGGTTCATCCGCACCCTGCGCCTGCCCGAGACGGGCACGCACGCGCTGCCTCCGGGGCTCGGCGAGTTCCCGCTTCGGCGCGTGGAGGACCACCCGGAGACGGTGCCCGCCGAGTGGCTGGCCCGCGGCGGAGTGATGCTGCCGGTATTTCTGCGCGAGGCGATGTGGCTGAGCTTCGGCGCGGCGGAGCCGGCGGCCCTCCAGGTGGGCGCGGGCAAGGTGTGCGCGGTGTCCGGCAAGCCGTGGAGTCCCCGGCCGGCCCGGGATCCGCAGAACTATGTCGTGCTGCCGCGCCAGCCGTGGCTCGACGGCATCAACTCCGGCAAGGGCACGGTCCGTCAGTTCGTGGCGGTGCCGCTCGGGCTGGGCGCGACGGTCGAGGGCCAGGTGACCGGCGAGGAGGTGTGGGGCGGCGTACAGCTGCAGTCGTTCCCGCTGAACGACACCGCGCTGCACGCGTGGCGCGAGGAGCAGCGCCGGCTGGCGGAGGAGACGGCACGGCGGCGGGCCCGTACGGCGTCGGGCGGCTACGGCGCCCCGGCGCCGATGTCCGCGCCCGGTGCCATGGCCTCGCCCGGTGGCATGCCGCAGCCGGGCGGTGCGGTGCCTGCGGCTCCTGCCGCCGCCGCTCCCCGCGCCTCGGGGGCGATGGGTCTCGGCGTCGGCGGTTCGATGCGCCAGGAGGTCTACAAGGACGACCGCCCGCTGTCGGACTGGTCGGCCACCGCGTCCGGGCGGGTCTTCGTCCATCTCGTGACGCCGCCGGAGTGGCGGCGCATCACGGGTGAGGCTCCCCCACCCTCGCCCGTCGACCGTGCGGCCTACACCCGAGCCGGGCTGCCCTGGTTCGACTACTACGACCAGGACGCCACGGATCTCGACCCCACGGACGAACTCGGCGCGGTCAAACCGGTCGGTGACTGGCTGGGCGACGACCACACCCCGTGGCAGCCGCCGTCGCCGGGTCAGGTGAAGCCGCTGGGCGACCCGCCGGGCAAGCCGGTCGGTGACGGGGACTGGTGAGCCCGACTCCGGTCAGCCGCGGGCGCGCGCTCGTCACAAGCCGCCCGCGGTCCGCCCCTCGGTCCGCCGCTCGGTTCAGCCCTCGCTCTCCGTGCGCTGCCGCTGCAGCGCACGGGGGCAGTTCGCGCCGCTCGCCTGCGTGAGCAGGATGTGCATGCGCTCGGTGAGCTGTCCGACGTCGTCCGCGGGCCGGTGGAAGGGAAGTCGTACGTCGCCGTGGCCGCGGACGCGCTCGATGCGCAGCGTCAGCCCGTGCCGGTCGACGGCGAGCGGCTGCACGCGGACGGCGCCGTGCAGGCAGTCCGGTTCGACGAGCCGGGTCAGCCGCTCGACGGCGTCCGGGTGCGAATCGGCGAGGTGGGTGAGCAGTTGGGCCTCCGCGAGGGCCAGCGGGTCGGGCTCGGCGGCGGCGTACTCGTCCAGGTCGACGACGACCGCCCCGCCGGGCTCGCGCAGCACGGCGCGGGTCGGGTGGAACGTCAGGTGGTCGTCCTCGGGAGCGAACCAGCCCGCCATCCACAGGCGCGAGCGGATACGGTTGCGTACCGGGACGGGCGCCACGTCGGCGAACTCCAGTACGGCGGACGGCTCTCCGCGGGGCGCGCAGATCGCGGCCGTGGTGAGCACGCTGTCGTCGGGCAGGTGCAGCAGCACCCGGCCGTCCTCCGCGACGGTGTGTACGCCGATGAACTCCTCCCGACCGCCTTCCGCGGTCACCGCGCAGGACCACGCCGCGGCGAGCACCGACCGGGCACGTTGTGCCGTGGCCGGTGCGGCCGTCCAACTGTGACGGTCACCCATCCCAAAACCTCCCTTAGGTAAGCCTTGCCTAACCTACAGAAGATCGGGGTGTACGCCAACCACGCGGCGCCGCCCACGGCACCTTTGTGACAGCGAGTTCACGGACGGACGGCTCCGAGCAGGGCTCGCGCGCACACGTCGCGCACCTGTTCCCGGGAGAGATCGGGCTCCTTGAGCCACTCCAGGCAGGCCGCCGCCATGAAGGCCAGCCAGCCCCGCACGGCGATCCGCAGGACCGGCAGGTCCTCCTCGGTCCAGGCGGTCTCCGGGTCGGCGGCCAGCGCCTCCAGGATCTGCCGCTGCTGCGCGGCGAGCGTCTCCCGGTACACCTTCCGCACCGCTTGGTCCCCCGCCGCTTCCGCCCGGTGGAAGGCGCGGAAACCGTGCGCGTGCTTCTGGACGTACTCCAGGAAGGTGTCGAGCCCGGCGTCGATCTGCGTCCGCACGGGCACGCCGGGCACGGCGGCGGTGACCCTCAGCATGCGCCTGCTCTCGCGCTCGACGACGGCCGCGAAGAAGTCCCGCTTGGTCGGGAAGTAGTGGTAGAGCAACCCCCGTGACACCCCGGCGAGTTCGGCGACCTGCTCGATCCAGACGTCGTCGTACGGACTCTCCGAGAACAGGCGCGCCCCGACCGTGAGCAGTTCCTCCCGGCGCTCCTCGGTGCTGAGCCGACGACGCGTGCGCTCCCCCTCCTTGGCGGCCATGCCCGCACTTTACCCGGCCCGCCGACCCGTCCGGCGTTGTGCGCGACGGCTTACTTGACGTCGGTTCAACAGCGGGACCAGACTGGCGACACTATTGAATCCGCGTACAACAAGCTCGACCGGCGGCCGGTGCAGGGGAGATGACGTGATGGCGGGCACGAGGGGGACCCAGGGGTCGAAGGGCGCGTCGGCGGGCGCGCTGCCGAAGGGATTCCGCAGCGCGGAGCTGGGCTGGCCAGAGCTGCGCCGCATCCCGCACCCGCCCTACCGGGTGCCGCTGGTCGGCGACGCCGTCGGGACCAACCTCCGTACGCCGTTGCAGGATTCGCTGCGCGTGGGGCGAAGGCTCGGGCCGATCTTCCGGCGCAAGGGGTTCGGCAAGGAGATCGTCTTCGTCTGGGGCGCGGGGCTCACGGGCGAGCTGGCGGACGAGTCGCGGTTCGCCAAGCATGTCGGGCTGGGGGTCGCCAATCTGCGGCCCGTCGCCGGGGACGGCCTCTTCACGGCGTACAACCACGAGCCCAACTGGCAGCTGGCGCACGACGTGCTGGCGCCCGGCTTCAGCCGCGAGGCCATGGAGGGCTACCACGCGATGATGCTGGGGGTGGCCGCCCGGCTCACCGACCGCTGGGACGCCGAACAGGCCGCGGGCCGGGCCGTCGACGTGCCCGGCGACATGACGAAGCTGACGCTGGAGACGATCGCCCGCACCGGCTTCGGCCATGACTTCGCCTCCTTCGAGCGCGCCCGGCCGCACCCCTTCGTCACAGCCATGGTGGGCGCCCTGTCGTACGCGCAGCGCCTCAACGTCGTCCCCGCGCCGGTGGCGCCGATGCTGATGCGCACGGCCACCCGCCGCAACCGGGCCGACGTGGCGTACCTCAACCGCACGGTCGACGCCGTCGTCGAGACGCGGCTGCACGGGCCGGCCGGCGACGGCGACCTGCTGGACCGGATGCTGGAGACCGCCCATCCGGAGACCGGCGAGCACCTCACGCCCGAGAACGTCCGCCGCCAGGTCATCACCTTCCTGATCGCCGGCCACGAGACGACCTCGGGCGCGCTCTCCTTCGCCCTGCACCATCTGGCGCAGCACCCCGAGATAGCCGCCCGCGCCCGGGCCGAGGTGGACCGCGTCTGGGGAGACACGCCGGAACCGGCCTACGACCAGGTCGCCAGGCTCCGGTACGTGCGGCGCGTGCTCGACGAGTCGCTGCGGCTGTGGCCGACGGCGCCCGCGTTCGCGCGCGAGGCCCGCGAGGACACGGTCCTCGGCGGTGTCCATCCGATGCGGCGGGGCGCGTGGGCGCTGGTCCTGATGCCGCTGCTGCACCGGGACCCCGACGCGTGGGGCCCGGACACGGAACGGTTCGACCCGGACCGCTTCGAACCGGCAGCCGTGCGGGCCCGGCCCGCCCACACCTTCAAGCCGTTCGGCACCGGCGCGCGGGCGTGCATCGGGCGGCAGTTCGCGCTGCACGAGGCGACACTCGTCCTGGGACTGCTCCTGCGCCGCTACGAGCTGCTGCCGGACCCCGCCTACCGGCTGCGGGTGGCGGAACGGCTCACGCTGATGCCGGAGGGCCTGACGCTGAACCTTCGCCGCCGCTCCCCCGCCCCCGCCCCGGCCGTCGGGCCGGAGGTCTCCGGGGTCCGGGAGGCGCCGCCTGCGTCACGGTGTCCAGTGACCGGGGCGGGTGAATGACGCCGGAAGCCTGGTGCCCGCGCTGCCCTTGGCGGCGTTGAGCTGCGGCTGGGTGAGGAAGAGCGCGCCGGAGAGGTCGGCGTCCGTGAGGTCGGCGTCGCGCAGGTCGGCGCCGATCAGATCCGCGGAACGCAGATCGGCGCCCGTCAGGTCGGCGGCGATGAGGTAGGCGCCGCGGAGGTTGGCGCCCCGCAGATCGGCGCCCTTGAGCCGGGCCCCCATCAGGTCGGCGCCCCGGCGCTCCTTCTTCCTGCCCCGGCCGAGACCGGCGCGGGCCAGCTCGCTGGTGCGCAGCAGCAGCACGTTGACGTCCTGGCGGACCTCCGACACGTCCAGCCCGGCCAGTTCCTGCCGCTCCAGGCGGGTGAGCGCCTCGGTGCGGTCGAGCACGCGGCGCAGTTCGGGGTGGACCGGGCGGGCCGCGGGCATCTCCAGCGCCTGGGTGAGATACCAGAGCAGTTCCTGCAGTTGCCGCACGGTGTGGAAGACGTCGAACATCAGCCGGGAGTGCTCCCGGTCCCCCGAGCGCCAGTCCTCGCCGCCGAAGGTGAGCTGCGAGACCTTCTGGCCCGCGCCGAAGCAGTCGTAGACCGTGCAGCCGTTGAAGCCCCGCTGCCGCAGCTCCGTGTGGATGCCGCAGCCGAAATCCGTCCGCAGGTTCCTGCAGGGGCTCCCGGCGGCCTTGTCGATCGCGAAGTCCGCCGAGGCGGTGAAGGGCAACGCGACACAGCACAGCCCAAAGCACC
Coding sequences:
- a CDS encoding FUSC family protein; this encodes MRDVREVWAAGSAQVTKWRQQPVIVQTVRAAAAATVAYVVALRFSPEAAPLTAPLTALLVVQVTLYATLTTGIRRVNAVVAGVLVAIGFSALVGLTWWSLGLLILAALAVGHLVRVSEFVPEVAISAMLVLGVTRIGDTAWARILETVIGAVVGLGCNLLFAPPVWVGAAGESIEDLARRMRRLMLRVGDEAAGRTQVAAATESLHEARQLDHDIVDVDAALKQAEDSLRLNPRVREGLLHRVVLRTGLDTLEICTVVLRVLTRTLTDLAKERTPEPLFESHIGTVFERLLSEVGDAVVSFAVLVTTDVSRSAESAEARLAHELSAATATRDKLAQLLLEEVQRDARQWQLYGAVVTEVTRMLDELDMEHRSRRLLEELDRCTREQRERMPRLDRLRRRLRRARRNRGAPSTRTT
- a CDS encoding DUF2470 domain-containing protein; translation: MGDRHSWTAAPATAQRARSVLAAAWSCAVTAEGGREEFIGVHTVAEDGRVLLHLPDDSVLTTAAICAPRGEPSAVLEFADVAPVPVRNRIRSRLWMAGWFAPEDDHLTFHPTRAVLREPGGAVVVDLDEYAAAEPDPLALAEAQLLTHLADSHPDAVERLTRLVEPDCLHGAVRVQPLAVDRHGLTLRIERVRGHGDVRLPFHRPADDVGQLTERMHILLTQASGANCPRALQRQRTESEG
- a CDS encoding TetR/AcrR family transcriptional regulator yields the protein MAAKEGERTRRRLSTEERREELLTVGARLFSESPYDDVWIEQVAELAGVSRGLLYHYFPTKRDFFAAVVERESRRMLRVTAAVPGVPVRTQIDAGLDTFLEYVQKHAHGFRAFHRAEAAGDQAVRKVYRETLAAQQRQILEALAADPETAWTEEDLPVLRIAVRGWLAFMAAACLEWLKEPDLSREQVRDVCARALLGAVRP
- a CDS encoding cytochrome P450, which translates into the protein MAGTRGTQGSKGASAGALPKGFRSAELGWPELRRIPHPPYRVPLVGDAVGTNLRTPLQDSLRVGRRLGPIFRRKGFGKEIVFVWGAGLTGELADESRFAKHVGLGVANLRPVAGDGLFTAYNHEPNWQLAHDVLAPGFSREAMEGYHAMMLGVAARLTDRWDAEQAAGRAVDVPGDMTKLTLETIARTGFGHDFASFERARPHPFVTAMVGALSYAQRLNVVPAPVAPMLMRTATRRNRADVAYLNRTVDAVVETRLHGPAGDGDLLDRMLETAHPETGEHLTPENVRRQVITFLIAGHETTSGALSFALHHLAQHPEIAARARAEVDRVWGDTPEPAYDQVARLRYVRRVLDESLRLWPTAPAFAREAREDTVLGGVHPMRRGAWALVLMPLLHRDPDAWGPDTERFDPDRFEPAAVRARPAHTFKPFGTGARACIGRQFALHEATLVLGLLLRRYELLPDPAYRLRVAERLTLMPEGLTLNLRRRSPAPAPAVGPEVSGVREAPPASRCPVTGAGE
- a CDS encoding pentapeptide repeat-containing protein, whose product is MQDEPGSTAGPARTDLTADCARCFGLCCVALPFTASADFAIDKAAGSPCRNLRTDFGCGIHTELRQRGFNGCTVYDCFGAGQKVSQLTFGGEDWRSGDREHSRLMFDVFHTVRQLQELLWYLTQALEMPAARPVHPELRRVLDRTEALTRLERQELAGLDVSEVRQDVNVLLLRTSELARAGLGRGRKKERRGADLMGARLKGADLRGANLRGAYLIAADLTGADLRSADLIGADLRDADLTDADLSGALFLTQPQLNAAKGSAGTRLPASFTRPGHWTP